A stretch of the Poecile atricapillus isolate bPoeAtr1 unplaced genomic scaffold, bPoeAtr1.hap1 scaffold_192, whole genome shotgun sequence genome encodes the following:
- the LOC131574244 gene encoding E3 ubiquitin-protein ligase FANCL-like, which yields MVELKTVWEIALKNTQDLHISRPPEHYSCLVRDLEILGWNRVAYVDTGLTTVKLEAEDLWLTASHHSQVKCKVFSMMKDQLPVLLKPCLAFKLARQNLCVKHCFGGVGI from the exons ATGGTGGAACTGAAAACTGTTTGG gaaattgctttaaaaaacacacaaGACTTGCACATCTCACGGCCTCCAGAACACTACTCCTGTCTTGTCAGAGATCTAGAAATACTGGGCTGGAATAG AGTGGCCTATGTGGACACTGGGCTGACCACAGTCAAGTTAGAAGCTGAAGACTTGTGGTTGACAGCATCTCATCACTCTCAAGTTAAATGCAAAG tgTTTTCAATGATGAAGGATCAATTACCTGTCCTTTTGAAACCATGTCTGGCATTTAAACTTGCCAGACAAAATTTGTGTGTGAAACATTGTTTTGGTGGCGTGGGGATTTGA